GGAACTTCAAGTGGAGCTGGGGATTCATCAGGTTGAAGCTGTAGTGAGTGGCCCAGTTCGGCAAGTTTTTTCTCCAGAACGGCAACGCGCTGTTCCAGACTGGTTACATCACTTTCGGATGCCACACCAGCTTCCTGAAGCACACGCTTGACCTGTTCTTGAATCACTCTCTTGAACTGGCCTTGCTCTTCATCGCCCCGTTCCAGCAGGCGTTCAACCAAAGCTTTGGATTCACCGGGTGCAAGTTCCCCGCGTTTGACCAAATCATCCACGGTTTTCTCAATTTTTTCTTTGCTTACGACAGTAAGACCAAGCCCTAACGAGATCGCCTTTTTGAACAAATCGCTCATTTTTGTCATCCTCCTCTTCGTTGATCTCTATATTATACCCCTTACACTCCGCATGCAAAAATGTCAGTCCGATCAGACGTAACGTGCAGCCCATTTGCCTGCTTGCAGCAGTAACTTGCGGTACGTTTCGTGTGCAAAAGACGGTACATGGTGACCCGGCATCAGATAAACAATACGTCCAACACCATATCGATGAGCCCAAACCGCAGGCTTTGGTCCATCTTCGGATTGATATTCCAGCAATATTTTCGTTTCGGCAAAAGAACCAAATTCGAACTGATACGGCTCTTCTTCCATTGTGAAATTCGAAATGCCCTCCGTCACGGGATGGCTTTCCGCCGTTACAGTGAATTCAAGCGGTGCATACGCCGGATGATGCAGGAACTTGGCACCGATCATCTGTTTGAGCTCATAACGATTTTGGAGCGAAATGCCGTTATGTATAATGACCAGTCCACCTCCATTACTTACATAGGACAACAAACCTGCTGTCTGCTGTGGAGAGACTTTACCCTTCCAATCGTCCATGTATGAGATACATACATCAAACCCGGTTATATTTTCTTGCAGCAGCATATTCCGATTCTCACTGCACTGCACAGTCATAGTATCATGGAAAATTCGGCTAATCTCCGCATCCACCCCCTGAAGCGGGTGCCAATCCGGATGTGTATAATCGCCAAGTAGTAATGCTTTTTTACGATGATCCATTCAATCAATCTCCTTTCTTGTTCACCTCACTGTATCAATCAACTACCAGGGGAGCTTCTCTCCCTTGTAGTCCACATATGCGGGCTGATCTCCTTTAAACTGTTCATGGCGGTCGATAAGTACAGCAATATGCTGTGCAGATTGCTCGGGCGTGAGATCCGCAGCAACATCCAATTCGCCCCTCATATAACTCTGTACCCAACCGGGATGCACAAGCATCACTTGTCCGCCTTCATCCTTCAGACCATTGTGCACAAGACGGGCCTGCATGTTCAAAGCAGCTTTGGACATACAATAGGCATACCACCCATCCCGACTGCATTGTTCTATACTTCCAGCCTCGGAAGAGATATCAACAATCAGCTTGACCTGTCCTTGAAGAAGGAGGGGTAACAGGGAATGAGTCACACGCAGTGTACCTAAGGTGTTCACATTAAATACTTCAGCCATCTCCGCCATATTCAACGGCCCGCGGATATGATCCGTAATACTTCCTAGTATAGCCGCATTATTGATCAGCATATCCAAATGATTCGTATCCAGCTTCAATGTCTCCGTGAACAGAGCTACCGACAGGTCGTCCGCGATATCCAGTTCGATGGCGCGCAGATGGTCAGGATATCCTTCTGCAAGCATACGAATTCCCTCGGAATCTTCCACGTCCAGACCGGCCGCATACACAAGGTACCCTCTCTTCAGCATCTGTGCCGTCAAAGCCAATCCCAATCCTCGGGCAGCTCCCGTTACACATACGGTTCTCATCATGATGTCCCTCCCTCGCATAATGATTCTGTCTTTTATTCATTCCACATATTCATCTGAAAACCTTTAATTCAGAATGGGATCGCCAACTTCACGACCAAAGACTCAGGAGGTAAAAGTGAGATTAGAGCCATTTTGCTTATTGAATTCAGCTATCTATTCAAGCTATAAATAGCTG
This Paenibacillus xylanexedens DNA region includes the following protein-coding sequences:
- a CDS encoding phasin family protein; translation: MSDLFKKAISLGLGLTVVSKEKIEKTVDDLVKRGELAPGESKALVERLLERGDEEQGQFKRVIQEQVKRVLQEAGVASESDVTSLEQRVAVLEKKLAELGHSLQLQPDESPAPLEVPPPLKGNEIE
- a CDS encoding ThuA domain-containing protein; its protein translation is MDHRKKALLLGDYTHPDWHPLQGVDAEISRIFHDTMTVQCSENRNMLLQENITGFDVCISYMDDWKGKVSPQQTAGLLSYVSNGGGLVIIHNGISLQNRYELKQMIGAKFLHHPAYAPLEFTVTAESHPVTEGISNFTMEEEPYQFEFGSFAETKILLEYQSEDGPKPAVWAHRYGVGRIVYLMPGHHVPSFAHETYRKLLLQAGKWAARYV
- a CDS encoding SDR family oxidoreductase → MMRTVCVTGAARGLGLALTAQMLKRGYLVYAAGLDVEDSEGIRMLAEGYPDHLRAIELDIADDLSVALFTETLKLDTNHLDMLINNAAILGSITDHIRGPLNMAEMAEVFNVNTLGTLRVTHSLLPLLLQGQVKLIVDISSEAGSIEQCSRDGWYAYCMSKAALNMQARLVHNGLKDEGGQVMLVHPGWVQSYMRGELDVAADLTPEQSAQHIAVLIDRHEQFKGDQPAYVDYKGEKLPW